A portion of the Manihot esculenta cultivar AM560-2 chromosome 2, M.esculenta_v8, whole genome shotgun sequence genome contains these proteins:
- the LOC110609490 gene encoding flavonoid 3'-monooxygenase CYP75B137 → MLFTSLISFHNSTMTTISNFLGNFGTDLSPSILLALCAFFAVLCYTWVHVNSNKGSSPLPPGPPALPFIGNLASLDPELHSYFASLARTYGPIYKLQLGYKLGIVITSPSLAREVLKDKDITFANRDVPDVARASAYGGSDIVWTPYGPEWRMLRKVCVLKMLSNTTLDSFYPLRRNEVRQTVSYLYSKAGSPVNFGEQVFLTILNVITNMLWGGTIQGKERASLGAEFREVIAEMTELLGKPNISDFFPGLSRFDLQGMLKKMDKLAKQFDGMFEKVIDKRVKMDGEGRDSGKDSKDFLQFLLKVKDEGDTKTPLTMTHLKALLMDMIVGGTDTSSNAIEFAMAEIMNKPEVMKKVQQELDAVVGKNNSVEESHMHQLPYLYAIMKESLRLHPALPLLVPHCPSETCTVGGYTIPKGARVFINAWAIHRDPSAWEDPLEFRPERFLDSQWDYSGSDFSYFPFGSGRRICAGIAMAERMFLYLLATLLHSFDWKLPERKTVDLSEKFGIVLKLKNPLLAIPTPRLSDPTLYE, encoded by the exons ATGCTGTTCACCTCTTTAATCTCATTCCACAACTCCACAATGACGACCATCTCAAATTTTCTTGGAAATTTCGGCACCGATCTCTCTCCTTCTATATTATTGGCCCTCTGCGCCTTCTTCGCCGTCCTTTGCTATACATGGGTGCATGTCAACTCCAACAAAGGGAGCTCGCCACTGCCACCAGGCCCACCGGCCCTCCCCTTCATCGGCAACCTCGCCTCTCTTGACCCGGAACTTCACTCTTACTTTGCATCCTTGGCCCGTACTTACGGGCCAATCTACAAGCTCCAACTCGGATACAAGCTTGGGATTGTGATCACCTCTCCATCTCTGGCCCGAGAAGTTCTCAAAGACAAGGACATAACTTTTGCTAATCGAGATGTCCCGGATGTGGCCCGGGCCTCCGCTTACGGTGGTTCCGATATCGTTTGGACACCATATGGGCCAGAGTGGAGGATGCTGAGAAAGGTATGTGTTCTGAAAATGCTTAGCAACACCACTTTGGACTCCTTTTACCCACTTCGCCGCAACGAGGTCAGACAAACTGTAAGTTACCTTTATAGTAAGGCCGGGTCACCGGTGAACTTTGGAGAGCAAGTCTTTTTAACTATATTAAACGTGATAACCAATATGTTATGGGGAGGCACGATACAAGGGAAGGAGAGGGCTAGCCTAGGAGCAGAGTTTAGGGAAGTGATTGCGGAGATGACCGAGTTATTGGGGAAGCCGAATATTTCGGATTTTTTTCCGGGTTTGAGTCGATTTGACTTGCAAGGCATGCTGAAGAAGATGGATAAGTTGGCGAAGCAGTTCGATGGGATGTTTGAGAAGGTGATTGATAAACGGGTGAAGATGGACGGAGAAGGTCGGGATAGTGGTAAAGATTCTAAAGACTTCTTGCAATTCTTGTTGAAGGTGAAGGATGAGGGAGATACCAAGACACCGCTAACCATGACTCACCTCAAAGCCTTGCTTATG GATATGATTGTGGGTGGTACAGACACATCCTCAAACGCAATTGAGTTTGCGATGGCAGAAATTATGAACAAGCCAGAAGTGATGAAAAAAGTTCAGCAAGAATTGGATGCAGTAGTTGGCAAGAACAACTCTGTAGAAGAGTCTCACATGCACCAACTACCTTATctatatgccatcatgaaagaGTCACTGCGATTGCACCCTGCACTCCCTCTGTTAGTCCCTCACTGCCCTAGTGAAACCTGCACTGTGGGAGGCTACACCATTCCAAAGGGTGCTCGAGTTTTCATTAACGCGTGGGCGATCCACAGAGACCCTTCAGCTTGGGAAGATCCATTAGAGTTTAGACCTGAGAGGTTTTTGGATAGTCAATGGGACTACAGTGGAAGTGACTTCAGTTATTTCCCATTTGGATCTGGACGCAGGATTTGTGCTGGGATCGCAATGGCTGAGAGGATGTTTTTGTATTTACTTGCCACCCTTCTGCACTCCTTTGATTGGAAATTGCCAGAAAGGAAAACAGTGGACCTGTCGGAAAAGTTTGGGATtgttttgaagttgaagaatcCTCTGCTGGCTATTCCAACACCAAGGTTATCTGATCCAACACTCTACGAATAG
- the LOC110609489 gene encoding primary amine oxidase produces METASYINFTFILFIVLFITAYYWYPQDKLDFQGCSESTPCCTSKNRFSSNSGLASETQIHKLKVGTPQHPLDPLTVREINKVRTILSSYEPFLSSFPPIHFLSLDEPDKQRILGWNQGDPLPPRKALVLALLNGQSNVLTVDLELSRVTSHEIKLGAGYPMVSMDDISAAIKVAASHQELNQSAIARGVPLSELSCISPSPGWYGPDEEGRRVIKVQCFSSQDTVNFYMRPLEGLTITVDLDEKEVVKFIDKGRGIPVPKATNTDYRYTAQEKPPEMEPLNPISIEQPKGPSFSIENGHIVKWANWVFHLKADQRAGMIISKAMVRDSETGVLRSVMYKGFASELFVPYMDPDENWYFKTYMDAGEFGLGATAMSLVPLNDCPRHSHYIDGIFVSSDGKPYVQPNMICVFERYAGDIGWRHSEVPVNGFEIRESRAKVTLVARMAASVGNYDYIFDWEFQTDGLIRIKVSLSGMLMVKGTTYRNVYQIPKQEEMSIPLVSENVIGVVHDHFITYHLDMDIDDTNNTLVKVHLVKEETLPGESPRKSYIKAKRETVKTEEDARIKLKLYDPSEFHVTNPSKRSRLGNPAGYKIVPGGNAASLLDHLDPPQKRSAFTNNQIWVTPYNRTEQWAGGLLVYQSRGDDTIAVWSQRNRNIENKDIVLWYTLGFHHVPCQEDFPVMPVVSSSFDLKPVNFFESSPILRAAPFLEKDLPVCRPADGRF; encoded by the exons ATGGAAACTGCTTCATACATTAATTTCACCTTCATCTTATTCATAGTTCTATTCATTACTGCATATTACTGGTATCCTCAAGACAAACTAGATTTTCAGGGTTGCTCCGAATCCACCCCATGTTGCACATCCAAGAATCGATTTTCCTCCAACTCGGGATTGGCTTCAGAGACCCAGATACACAAGCTCAAAGTTGGAACCCCTCAGCACCCACTAGATCCACTTACTGTACGAGAAATCAACAAGGTCAGAACCATCCTCTCATCCTATGAGCCCTTTTTGTCTTCCTTCCCACCTATTCACTTTTTATCACTTGATGAACCTGACAAGCAACGGATCTTGGGGTGGAACCAAGGTGATCCTCTTCCTCCTAGGAAGGCACTTGTACTTGCACTGCTTAATGGACAGTCTAATGTGCTCACAGTTGATTTGGAGTTGAGCCGAGTCACGAGCCATGAAATCAAGCTTGGGGCAGGGTACCCTATGGTGTCTATGGACGACATCTCTGCTGCAATCAAGGTGGCAGCATCTCACCAAGAGTTGAACCAATCTGCCATCGCAAGAGGGGTTCCCTTATCGGAATTGTCTTGCATCTCACCCTCACCTGGTTGGTATGGGCCTGATGAGGAAGGGAGAAGGGTTATTAAGGTCCAGTGCTTTTCTAGCCAGGACACAGTCAATTTCTACATGAGGCCACTCGAAGGGCTAACCATAACCGTGGACCTTGATGAAAAAGAGGTGGTAAAATTTATTGACAAGGGGAGAGGAATTCCAGTTCCAAAAGCCACTAACACAGATTACAGATACACAGCACAAGAAAAGCCGCCAGAAATGGAGCCATTAAACCCAATATCAATAGAACAACCAAAAGGTCCAAGCTTTAGCATAGAAAATGGGCACATCGTTAAATGGGCAAATTGGGTTTTCCACCTGAAGGCTGACCAACGAGCTGGCATGATCATTTCCAAGGCTATGGTTAGGGACTCGGAGACTGGGGTGCTAAGAAGTGTGATGTACAAAGGGTTCGCTTCAGAATTGTTTGTGCCTTACATGGACCCTGATGAGAACTGGTATTTTAAGACATATATGGATGCGGGCGAGTTTGGTCTAGGGGCAACAGCGATGTCACTTGTGCCACTAAATGATTGCCCTAGGCACTCCCACTACATAGATGGAATTTTTGTGTCTTCTGATGGGAAGCCATATGTTCAACCCAATATGATTTGTGTGTTCGAACGGTATGCTGGAGATATCGGCTGGCGTCACTCGGAGGTCCCTGTTAATGGTTTCGAG ATTAGAGAATCAAGGGCTAAAGTGACACTCGTGGCTCGAATGGCAGCATCAGTAGGAAACTATGATTACATATTTGATTGGGAATTTCAAACTGATGGTTTGATTCGCATTAAG GTGTCTCTTTCAGGGATGCTGATGGTGAAAGGGACAACTTATCGAAATGTGTATCAAATACCCAAGCAAGAAGAAATGTCGATCCCATTGGTCTCTGAAAACGTCATCggtgttgtacatgatcattTCATCACTTACCACCTGGACATGGATATTGATGACACGAATAACACACTTGTTAAGGTTCATTTAGTCAAGGAAGAGACTTTGCCAGGTGAATCACCCAGAAAAAGCTACATAAAAGCAAAGAGAGAGACGGTAAAAACAGAGGAAGACGCAAGAATTAAGCTTAAGCTCTATGACCCTTCAGAATTTCACGTAACCAACCCTTCAAAGCGGTCTAGATTGGGAAATCCTGCAGGGTATAAAATTGTTCCTGGTGGGAACGCAGCTAGCTTGCTTGATCACCTTGATCCTCCGCAGAAAAGAAGTGCTTTCACAAACAACCAG ATATGGGTTACCCCATACAACCGAACCGAACAATGGGCCGGTGGACTGCTAGTGTACCAAAGCAGGGGAGATGACACAATTGCTGTGTGGTCTCAAAG GAATCGTAATATTGAGAATAAAGATATTGTGTTGTGGTACACATTGGGATTCCATCACGTTCCGTGCCAGGAGGATTTCCCTGTAATGCCGGTTGTGTCTTCGAGCTTTGATTTAAAGCCTGTAAATTTCTTCGAAAGCAGTCCCATTCTAAGAGCTGCACCATTCTTGGAGAAGGACCTACCCGTCTGTCGCCCTGCAGATGGACGGTTTTGA
- the LOC110609493 gene encoding uncharacterized protein LOC110609493, with translation MGDFSIHVSADLVSRLVNNDEKLKRKPKKTKVKVPQESAHPQSKLNQKQLHDDPETHKGVPSPTRPVQPPLFLPVTPSAHSSSTELDAIRSALQESERVLEKLQKQEDGMLQVVTERAKDLRDKEFKLPYQKPMPCLADYEACRACYKESGNNILKCAPLTRSYYDCVHRVKQQVSLAD, from the coding sequence ATGGGTGATTTTTCAATTCATGTTAGTGCTGACCTTGTTAGTAGACTTGTCAATAACGATGAGAAGTTAAAGAGGAAACCTAAGAAAACTAAGGTTAAGGTACCCCAAGAATCTGCCCATCCCCAAAGTAAGTTGAATCAAAAGCAACTTCATGATGATCCTGAAACGCACAAAGGGGTTCCTTCTCCAACAAGGCCAGTACAACCGCCATTGTTCTTGCCTGTAACCCCATCTGCGCATTCTTCAAGCACAGAGTTAGATGCAATTAGATCTGCCCTTCAAGAAAGTGAAAGGGTCCTGGAAAAGTTGCAGAAGCAGGAGGATGGCATGCTGCAAGTAGTAACAGAAAGAGCCAAGGATCTTCGTGATAAGGAATTTAAGCTTCCATATCAGAAGCCTATGCCCTGTTTGGCTGATTATGAAGCTTGCCGGGCATGCTACAAGGAGAGTGGTAATAATATACTGAAATGTGCCCCTCTTACTAGGAGCTACTATGATTGCGTTCACAGAGTTAAGCAGCAAGTGAGTTTAGCAGATTAA
- the LOC110609497 gene encoding MYB-like transcription factor ODO1: MGRQPCCDKLGVKKGPWTAEEDKKLINFILTNGQCCWRAVPKLAGLRRCGKSCRLRWTNYLRPDLKRGLLTEAEEQLVIDLHARLGNRWSKIAARLPGRTDNEIKNHWNTHIKKKLLKMGIDPVTHEPFHKEAKTEEESSSISQTDNLLPESANSNNNNSSSMQENDGIVNSEENTSSPHENCCSNESILIDSICKDETLLNSLWMDEPPLVDSSWNNNNPPAMGNTNYNGEMGYPYPSWEDNCSWLLDCQDFGVHDFGFDCFDNLEFKSLNTLEMGDKH, translated from the exons ATGGGTAGGCAACCTTGCTGTGATAAACTTGGGGTCAAGAAAGGACCATGGACAGCTGAGGAAGACAAGAAGCTCATCAACTTTATTCTCACCAATGGACAGTGCTGTTGGAGAGCTGTTCCTAAGCTTGCCGGACTCCGGCGGTGTGGCAAGAGTTGTCGTCTTCGTTGGACTAATTATCTTCGCCCTGACTTGAAGAGAGGCCTTCTCACTGAAGCAGAAGAACAATTGGTGATTGATCTCCATGCTCGTCTCGGCAATAG GTGGTCCAAGATTGCTGCTAGGTTGCCTGGAAGGACAGACAATGAGATCAAGAATCACTGGAACACCCACATCAAGAAAAAGCTTCTTAAGATGGGAATTGATCCTGTTACGCATGAACCCTTCCATAAAGAAGCCAAGACGGAGGAGGAGAGTTCATCTATATCCCAGACTGATAATCTTTTGCCGGAATCTGCCAACAGCAACAACAACAATAGTAGCAGTATGCAAGAAAACGATGGCATCGTTAACTCGGAGGAAAATACAAGCTCACCGCATGAAAATTGCTGTAGTAATGAATCGATTTTGATAGATAGTATTTGCAAAGACGAAACGTTATTGAATAGCTTGTGGATGGATGAGCCTCCCCTAGTTGACTCATCATGGAACAATAACAATCCTCCTGCAATGGGAAATACTAATTATAATGGCGAAATGGGTTATCCATATCCATCCTGGGAAGACAATTGTTCCTGGTTATTGGATTGTCAAGATTTCGGAGTCCATGATTTTGGGTTTGATTGCTTCGACAATCTGGAATTTAAGTCGCTTAACACATTAGAGATGGGAGACAAGCATTAG